In Topomyia yanbarensis strain Yona2022 chromosome 2, ASM3024719v1, whole genome shotgun sequence, one DNA window encodes the following:
- the LOC131684515 gene encoding cytochrome P450 4C1-like isoform X2 yields MFAILFTLFTVVAFSYYIRFRRSRRRLYELAAKLPGPFDLPLIGSIHVAFRRDPSEILDYLIKHLHNLTTPLRAWLGPFLFVVIDQPEHLAIVLNSQDCIKRASVYHFVGLEKGVFNAAPDLWRKLRKQLNPSFAVPALKSFVPTFNEKADLLVKNLECMVGEKPFDILYQASEYMLATSAINSLGLDMDDDSNYKKRYLKNAEQMFTLVMNRILKVWLYPDFIYKLTSSYREEMNRRDMFQGVSKRVFSMRKEARQKSSKSATTAERDETNARRPQLFIDKLEDIANKTGILDEDGVIQNLDTFIFASNDTTSAAVAITVLMLAMHPDVQERLFQEVINTVPGSYIDYDDLSKLAYLEMVIKEAIRLFPIVPAVARLCEKEFQVGDFIIPVNAQIGIPVIKINRNKEVWGEKSEQFDPENFSAENCAKRHPYAYLSFSGGIRNCIGIKYAMIAIKIGLIKLIKSYTLSTELSLADLKFHYSIVMRISNGLVSLERRETQVSHS; encoded by the exons ATGTTCGCTATTTTGTTCACATTGTTCACGGTTGTGGCCTTTTCTTACTACATTCGATTCCGGCGGTCGCGCAGACGATTGTACGAATTAGCTGCCAAACTTCCAGGACCGTTTGATTTACCATTGATCGGTAGCATCCACGTAGCCTTCCGAAGAGACCCTTCGGAAATATTGGACTATTTGATTAAACACTTGCACAACTTAACGACACCGTTGCGGGCATGGCTCGGGCCATTTCTCTTTGTTGTCATAGATCAACCGGAGCATTTAGCTATCGTTCTGAACTCACAGGACTGCATCAAACGAGCAAGTGTATACCACTTTGTCGGACTTGAGAAGGGGGTGTTCAACGCCGCGCCGGACCTGTGGAGAAAACTTCGGAAGCAGCTCAATCCTTCGTTTGCTGTTCCTGCCTTGAAAAGCTTTGTGCCCACATTTAACGAAAAAGCTGATTTACTTGTGAAGAATTTGGAGTGTATGGTGGGAGAGAAACCATTCGATATCTTATATCAGGCGAGTGAATATATGCTCGCGACAAGTGCGATAAATTCGTTGGGATTGGATATGGACGATGACAGTAATTACAAGAAACGCTACTTGAAGAACGCTGAACA AATGTTCACACTCGTAATGAATCGCATTTTGAAGGTCTGGTTATATCCAGATTTTATCTACAAGCTAACATCTAGCTACCGGGAAGAGATGAACCGCCGTGATATGTTCCAAGGAGTATCGAAAAGG GTGTTTTCAATGCGTAAAGAGGCCAGACAGAAGAGTTCAAAATCAGCGACAACTGCCGAGCGAGATGAGACCAACGCCCGTCGTCCTCAGCTTTTCATCGATAAATTGGAAGATATTGCCAACAAAACAGGAATTTTGGACGAGGATGGTGTGATTCAAAACTTGGACACCTTCATATTTGCCAGCAACGATACGACGTCGGCCGCTGTGGCTATAACCGTGCTCATGCTAGCAATGCATCCAGACGTACAAGAACGCCTCTTCCAGGAAGTTATCAATACGGTTCCAGGCTCTTACATCGATTATGATGATTTATCGAAACTTGCCTATTTGGAAATGGTTATCAAGGAGGCGATCCGTCTGTTCCCTATTGTTCCAGCGGTTGCACGCTTATGCGAGAAAGAATTTCAAGTTGGCGACTTCATAATTCCAGTGAACGCTCAGATTGGGATTCCGGTAATCAAGATCAATCGGAATAAGGAAGTCTGGGGTGAAAAGTCGGAGCAATTTGATCCGGAAAATTTTTCTGCGGAGAACTGTGCAAAGCGGCACCCATACGCATATCTGAGCTTCAGTGGGGGCATTAGAAACTGTATAGGTATCAAGTATGCAATGATAGCCATAAAAATCGGTCTTATCAAACTCATAAAGAGCTATACACTCTCAACAGAGCTGTCACTGGCAGATCTTAAGTTTCATTATTCGATTGTGATGCGTATTTCGAACGGCTTGGTGAGCCTAGAAAGGCGTGAAACACAAGTGTCACACAGTTAG